A region from the Bacteroidales bacterium genome encodes:
- a CDS encoding acyl-CoA dehydrogenase family protein, which yields MEEKRLITGGEFLVKETSPADVFIPEELDEEQRMIGESCKDFLNAEVFPVADRIDAQEEGLMRSLIEKSGELGLLGIAIPEEYEGFGQNFITTMYASEVMGAGYSYAVAYSCHTGIGTLPILYYGNEEQRARYIPQLATGEKVGAYCLTEPGAGSDANSGTTKAILSEDGTHYILNGAKMWITNAGFADVFTVFAKIDNDRVLSAFILERNFEGITFNPEEKKMGIKGSSTRQIFFNDVKVPVENLLGKRGEGFRIALNILHMGRIKLGANVIGSAKMAVDQSVGYANERKQFNSLISQFGAIKHKLAEQVIRTFATESSVYRASQALDDAIEYYVAHGDDKGRSTMEAFNHFAVEAAAMKVFGSESLDYIVDEGVQIHGGMGFSAEMMIDKGYRDSRINRIFEGTNEINRLLLVDNILKKGAKKVLPVFELGEQALQEVKGLKGAPAPAGSYFEEKDHYVANFKKVVLMLLKSASDAFGRQLVHEQEVLSNISDCIIQTYAAESVVLRLKKMESLKGEGEMALYRDMADVFVYDVAARIMKYARDSANSFAEGEAAELLEKGISCFTKVAAVNVKEARRRIADRLIEENHYCF from the coding sequence ATGGAAGAGAAAAGACTAATTACCGGCGGTGAATTTTTGGTGAAAGAGACCAGTCCAGCCGATGTGTTTATTCCTGAAGAGCTCGACGAAGAGCAGCGAATGATCGGGGAGTCCTGCAAGGATTTTTTGAACGCAGAGGTATTTCCAGTGGCGGATCGCATTGACGCCCAGGAGGAAGGTCTTATGAGGAGTCTGATCGAGAAGAGCGGTGAATTGGGATTGCTTGGCATTGCCATTCCCGAGGAGTATGAAGGATTCGGGCAGAATTTTATTACCACCATGTATGCCAGCGAGGTTATGGGAGCCGGTTATTCCTATGCCGTGGCTTATTCCTGTCACACGGGGATCGGGACCCTGCCCATTCTGTATTATGGCAATGAGGAGCAGCGTGCCCGTTACATTCCGCAGCTGGCCACAGGAGAAAAGGTGGGGGCGTACTGCCTGACCGAGCCGGGGGCCGGATCGGATGCCAACTCCGGAACCACCAAGGCAATTCTGTCAGAAGACGGGACGCATTACATTCTGAACGGGGCCAAGATGTGGATTACCAACGCCGGGTTCGCGGATGTATTTACTGTATTTGCCAAAATTGATAACGATCGGGTACTGAGTGCCTTTATCCTGGAACGCAATTTTGAAGGGATCACCTTTAATCCCGAGGAAAAGAAGATGGGGATCAAGGGATCATCGACCCGGCAGATCTTTTTTAATGATGTGAAGGTGCCGGTAGAGAATCTGCTGGGTAAACGTGGTGAGGGCTTCCGGATTGCCCTGAACATCCTGCATATGGGACGGATCAAGCTGGGGGCCAATGTAATTGGCTCCGCCAAGATGGCTGTAGACCAGTCGGTGGGATATGCCAACGAACGAAAGCAGTTTAACAGCCTGATCTCTCAGTTTGGAGCCATTAAGCATAAACTGGCCGAACAGGTGATCCGCACCTTTGCCACGGAGAGTTCGGTGTACCGTGCCAGCCAAGCCCTGGATGATGCCATCGAATATTATGTGGCCCATGGGGACGACAAGGGGCGCAGTACCATGGAGGCCTTTAACCATTTCGCCGTGGAAGCAGCAGCCATGAAAGTCTTCGGATCCGAATCGCTGGACTATATCGTGGATGAGGGGGTACAGATCCACGGAGGCATGGGTTTCTCTGCAGAGATGATGATCGACAAGGGATACCGCGACTCCAGGATCAACCGGATCTTTGAGGGAACCAATGAAATCAACCGCCTCCTCCTGGTGGACAACATTCTGAAGAAAGGCGCCAAAAAGGTGCTTCCTGTTTTCGAATTGGGAGAGCAGGCCTTGCAGGAGGTGAAGGGACTCAAAGGGGCTCCCGCGCCGGCCGGGTCTTATTTTGAGGAGAAGGATCACTATGTGGCCAATTTCAAGAAAGTGGTGCTGATGCTGCTTAAATCGGCTTCAGATGCTTTTGGCCGCCAGCTTGTACATGAGCAGGAAGTGCTCAGCAATATCTCAGACTGTATTATCCAGACCTATGCAGCGGAATCGGTGGTGCTTCGCCTGAAGAAGATGGAATCCCTGAAGGGGGAGGGTGAAATGGCACTTTACCGGGATATGGCTGACGTATTTGTTTACGACGTTGCTGCCCGCATCATGAAATATGCCAGGGACTCGGCCAACTCTTTTGCAGAGGGTGAAGCAGCTGAGCTTCTGGAGAAAGGGATATCCTGCTTTACCAAGGTGGCAGCTGTGAATGTAAAGGAAGCGCGCAGAAGGATTGCCGACCGTTTGATAGAAGAGAACCATTACTGTTTCTAA
- a CDS encoding DUF2520 domain-containing protein produces MMGAGNVSTHISRHFHSAGHRISCIYSRTEESARRLAGELGVPGTSEMEEVPREADFYILAVSDRAVAGLCRKFGHTRGIWLHTAGSLPMNLFQGIFEQYGVLYPLQTLSRSRSLEPARIPCLVEGSSPEVSEKVKKLASSVYQSVEEVDSPKRLVIHAAAVFANNFTNHMVHIARQLIRAQKLDPGLLDPLVKETFEKIIALGALEAQTGPAVRGDRETMNKHIELLKDLPEWQKLYTFMSREIGRSRDQEDSDFFYLHDKF; encoded by the coding sequence ATGATGGGTGCCGGGAATGTGTCAACACACATTTCCCGGCATTTTCATTCTGCAGGGCACCGGATAAGCTGTATCTACTCCAGAACGGAGGAGTCTGCCAGGCGGCTGGCGGGCGAACTGGGCGTGCCCGGCACTTCGGAGATGGAAGAGGTACCCCGGGAGGCCGATTTTTACATTCTGGCTGTATCTGATCGTGCGGTCGCCGGCTTATGCAGAAAATTCGGGCATACCAGGGGGATCTGGCTTCATACGGCAGGGTCGCTTCCCATGAATCTTTTTCAGGGCATCTTTGAGCAATACGGGGTGCTCTACCCTCTGCAGACACTCAGCCGGTCCCGCTCCCTGGAACCTGCCCGGATTCCCTGCCTGGTGGAGGGCTCCTCGCCTGAGGTAAGTGAAAAAGTAAAAAAACTGGCGTCGTCCGTTTATCAGAGTGTGGAAGAGGTGGATTCGCCAAAGCGCCTGGTGATTCACGCCGCGGCTGTATTTGCCAATAACTTCACGAATCACATGGTTCATATTGCCCGGCAGTTAATCAGGGCCCAGAAGCTCGATCCCGGACTGCTGGATCCCCTGGTGAAGGAGACCTTTGAGAAGATCATAGCATTGGGTGCCCTTGAGGCGCAGACGGGACCAGCGGTGCGGGGTGACCGGGAAACCATGAATAAACATATAGAATTGCTGAAGGACCTTCCTGAATGGCAGAAATTGTATACTTTTATGAGCCGGGAAATAGGGAGGTCCCGGGATCAGGAAGACTCTGATTTTTTTTACTTGCATGACAAATTTTAA
- a CDS encoding HAD-IIIA family hydrolase translates to MTNFKEGLQAVKAFVFDVDGVLSRPEVYLHPTGEIMRSMNTKDGYALQYAVKRGYPVAIITGGNTESVALRFKGLGITDIFLASSCKLDDFKDFLFKYDLEPEEILYMGDDLPDLEVMKIVGVPCCPADAVEEVKSVSHYISPFKGGKGCVRDVMEQVLRLHGCWNNGEPFSW, encoded by the coding sequence ATGACAAATTTTAAAGAAGGATTACAGGCGGTAAAGGCTTTCGTATTTGATGTGGACGGTGTTTTGAGCCGTCCGGAAGTTTACCTGCATCCCACCGGGGAGATTATGCGTTCCATGAACACCAAAGATGGGTATGCCCTGCAGTATGCGGTCAAACGCGGCTATCCGGTTGCGATTATTACCGGAGGGAATACCGAGTCGGTAGCCCTGCGTTTTAAGGGCCTCGGGATCACGGATATTTTTCTGGCCTCCTCCTGCAAATTGGACGATTTCAAGGATTTCCTGTTCAAATATGATCTGGAGCCGGAAGAAATCCTTTACATGGGCGATGACCTGCCCGATCTGGAGGTGATGAAGATAGTCGGAGTCCCTTGTTGTCCCGCCGATGCCGTGGAAGAGGTGAAATCGGTGTCGCATTATATCTCTCCTTTTAAAGGGGGTAAAGGGTGCGTCCGGGATGTGATGGAGCAGGTACTCCGGCTCCATGGCTGCTGGAACAACGGAGAACCATTTAGCTGGTAA
- a CDS encoding geranylgeranylglycerol-phosphate geranylgeranyltransferase has translation MVGKLRSIFSLVRFSNLLIIAFTQYSMRYLLMKPLLPSDSFELQFGDFQFALLVFSTMLIAAAGYIINDYFDTRADLINKPARVVVGVSISRKVAMILHMILNILGVGIGVYLAFYVGLPSLSLVFVLSTGLLWFYSTNYKKQFLVGNLAVAFLTALVPLMVVLFEIPLLNREYGEIMIRYDADFNYLFAWVSAFSFFAFATTLIREIIKDAEDLEGDHAYGMKTVPIRLGTFWTRVVLVVLITITLGALIYLLFSYIFFSVDPADYISLAYFALFLLLPLILLAIQVITARDKRAYHRASTLIKLVMLFGILYSVVVFYLVSFKY, from the coding sequence ATGGTAGGAAAGCTCCGCTCCATATTCAGCCTGGTCAGGTTCTCAAACCTGCTCATCATCGCATTCACTCAGTATTCCATGCGCTATCTCCTGATGAAACCACTGCTTCCATCGGATTCCTTTGAACTCCAGTTCGGGGATTTTCAGTTTGCGCTTCTGGTCTTTTCCACTATGCTGATTGCTGCCGCCGGATATATTATCAATGACTACTTTGATACCAGGGCCGATCTGATCAACAAGCCGGCCCGGGTGGTGGTCGGAGTAAGCATCAGCCGGAAAGTGGCCATGATCCTTCATATGATATTGAATATTCTTGGAGTCGGGATTGGTGTTTACCTGGCATTTTATGTGGGGCTCCCCTCTCTGTCCCTGGTCTTTGTTCTGTCAACAGGTTTACTCTGGTTTTATTCCACCAATTATAAAAAGCAGTTTCTGGTGGGCAATCTGGCGGTCGCTTTTCTGACCGCTCTGGTTCCCCTGATGGTGGTGCTGTTCGAGATTCCCCTTCTGAACAGGGAGTATGGCGAAATCATGATCCGTTACGATGCCGATTTTAATTACCTCTTTGCCTGGGTGAGTGCCTTCAGTTTTTTCGCCTTTGCGACCACCCTGATCAGAGAGATCATCAAAGATGCAGAGGACCTGGAGGGGGATCATGCCTACGGGATGAAGACCGTCCCCATCAGGCTCGGGACTTTCTGGACCAGGGTGGTCCTGGTGGTTTTGATAACAATAACGCTGGGTGCCTTGATTTATCTGCTGTTCAGCTATATATTTTTCTCGGTCGATCCGGCCGATTATATCTCCCTGGCTTATTTTGCCCTGTTCCTGCTGCTGCCTCTGATTCTTCTGGCCATCCAGGTGATCACAGCCCGGGATAAGAGGGCTTACCATCGTGCCAGTACCCTGATCAAGCTGGTGATGCTGTTCGGGATACTTTATTCGGTGGTGGTATTTTACCTGGTTAGTTTCAAGTATTAG
- a CDS encoding Maf family nucleotide pyrophosphatase: protein MLDPWSSYEILLASRSPRRSALMKGLGIPFRVVKTEHADEKYPADLSGGEIARYLAEHKSESYTGTLELHQVLLTADTIVWHRDRELGKPINRKEAMEMLRQLSGDTHQVFTGVCLRSVRASTSFFAVSDVTFSRLDSQEIGHYVDQFRPFDKAGAYGIQEWIGLIAVEKIVGSYFNVMGLPVQRVYSELKRFIGK from the coding sequence TTGTTGGATCCATGGAGCTCATATGAAATTTTACTGGCCTCCCGGTCGCCCAGGAGATCGGCCCTGATGAAGGGGCTGGGTATCCCTTTCAGGGTGGTTAAAACGGAACATGCCGACGAGAAGTATCCGGCAGATCTTTCCGGGGGGGAAATTGCCCGCTATCTGGCAGAGCATAAATCGGAGTCTTATACGGGGACTCTGGAACTCCATCAGGTATTGCTTACGGCCGATACCATTGTATGGCACAGGGACAGGGAGCTGGGAAAACCCATTAACCGGAAGGAGGCCATGGAGATGTTAAGGCAGCTTTCCGGAGATACCCATCAGGTATTTACCGGAGTTTGTCTCCGGTCGGTCCGGGCGAGCACCTCCTTTTTTGCGGTAAGCGATGTGACATTCTCCAGGCTCGACAGTCAGGAAATCGGGCACTATGTGGACCAATTCCGGCCTTTTGATAAAGCAGGCGCGTATGGCATACAGGAGTGGATCGGACTCATTGCAGTGGAGAAGATCGTGGGGAGCTATTTTAATGTTATGGGCCTTCCCGTGCAGAGAGTCTATAGCGAGTTAAAGAGATTTATAGGTAAGTAA